A DNA window from Turicibacter sp. TJ11 contains the following coding sequences:
- a CDS encoding DHH family phosphoesterase, with protein sequence MKKLRNWLEEYQQYLGYIVISAIFLVVTGGYAYIQSDVISLIIFLYFVGDIIYRVNSYFRHQAKMLKKIESITYRVKHAGETAFNQLPLGILLYDETGEIIWFNGCLKRIFNQDLHHKTLKDLSEQLYNRSLNDEGLFKINVDTKTYQVLHKKDERLMYFTDDTEYTDLSQKYLNEQPVVGVLVIDNYDEVFNNLNEQAKSEFYGKIVSIIMQWADQHQIYIRTTANDRFILMMPHEVLQQLRETKFTIIDKVREAAKERDTMLTISIGLATGYDSFSELGQRANYMLDLALSRGGDQVAVKIASEDKFLFYGGKTNPVEKRNRVRARVNAQAYERLVRDSERVIIMGHRYPDVDAIGASIGLLRMGLASNKEAYIVLKQEELDKTAKNFVDAILKDDKLKQYFISSEMAIELMTKNTLLVVADTQDPKMVIEPALLPRAKKVAVFDHHRRGVNVIDSVLSFAEPYASSTVELVVDMFDYYSQKIKMTPLEASIMLAGIIVDTRRFSYHTGRRTYETAAILKQKGAEEKLVQQLLRTPLENYYSRAHLIERAEIFKDEFIIASADDDFVLEKVQIAQTADELLNVQNIKASFVISRIDEQHIGISARSLGDVNVQLLMEQLGGGGHLNNAATQMRSHSTQDVVLQLKEVIVKELEESGESQ encoded by the coding sequence ATGAAAAAGCTTAGGAATTGGCTAGAGGAGTATCAACAATATTTAGGGTACATTGTTATTTCAGCAATTTTTCTGGTGGTAACAGGGGGGTATGCCTATATCCAATCAGACGTTATTTCCTTAATCATCTTCTTATACTTCGTAGGAGATATAATCTATCGTGTGAATTCTTACTTTCGACATCAAGCAAAGATGTTAAAAAAGATAGAGTCGATTACATATCGCGTCAAGCATGCAGGAGAAACTGCATTTAATCAATTACCCTTAGGGATTTTACTTTATGATGAAACAGGTGAAATTATTTGGTTTAATGGATGCTTAAAACGTATTTTCAATCAAGATTTACATCATAAAACATTAAAAGACTTAAGCGAACAGTTGTATAATCGTTCATTAAATGATGAAGGATTATTTAAAATTAATGTAGATACAAAAACTTATCAAGTGTTACATAAAAAAGACGAACGCTTAATGTATTTTACAGATGATACAGAATACACAGACTTATCACAAAAATATTTAAATGAACAACCAGTTGTTGGCGTATTAGTAATCGATAATTACGATGAAGTGTTTAATAATTTAAATGAACAAGCAAAAAGTGAATTCTACGGTAAAATTGTTTCAATTATCATGCAGTGGGCTGATCAACATCAAATCTATATTCGTACCACAGCAAATGATCGTTTCATTTTAATGATGCCACACGAAGTGTTACAACAACTTCGTGAAACGAAATTTACGATTATTGACAAGGTGCGAGAAGCAGCTAAAGAGCGAGATACTATGCTAACGATTAGTATCGGATTAGCGACAGGATATGATAGTTTTTCTGAGCTTGGACAACGTGCAAATTATATGTTAGATTTAGCGCTAAGTCGAGGTGGCGATCAGGTAGCTGTTAAGATTGCGAGTGAAGATAAGTTTTTATTTTATGGTGGAAAAACAAATCCAGTTGAAAAACGAAATCGTGTGCGTGCTCGTGTCAATGCGCAAGCTTATGAGCGTTTAGTTCGAGATAGTGAACGTGTGATTATTATGGGACATCGATATCCTGATGTGGATGCGATTGGAGCGAGTATTGGCTTGCTTCGTATGGGGCTTGCTTCAAATAAAGAGGCTTATATTGTTTTAAAACAAGAAGAATTAGATAAGACCGCAAAGAATTTCGTAGATGCGATTTTAAAAGATGATAAATTGAAACAGTATTTTATCTCTAGTGAGATGGCGATTGAATTAATGACCAAAAATACGTTACTTGTTGTTGCTGATACACAAGATCCAAAAATGGTGATTGAACCTGCTTTATTACCACGCGCTAAAAAAGTAGCGGTATTTGATCATCATCGACGTGGAGTTAATGTGATTGATTCGGTTTTATCGTTTGCAGAACCTTATGCTTCATCAACAGTGGAGCTTGTTGTGGATATGTTCGATTACTATTCACAAAAAATTAAAATGACGCCGCTTGAGGCCTCGATTATGTTAGCGGGAATTATTGTAGATACGCGACGATTCTCATATCATACAGGAAGACGAACATATGAAACAGCTGCTATTTTAAAGCAAAAAGGGGCGGAAGAGAAATTAGTTCAACAACTGTTAAGAACACCGCTTGAAAACTACTATAGTAGAGCTCATTTAATTGAACGTGCAGAAATTTTTAAAGATGAATTTATCATTGCATCCGCTGATGATGATTTCGTTCTTGAAAAAGTTCAAATCGCTCAAACAGCTGATGAACTATTGAATGTTCAAAATATTAAAGCATCGTTTGTCATTTCGCGTATTGATGAACAACATATCGGAATTAGTGCTCGTTCACTTGGAGATGTCAATGTTCAGTTATTAATGGAACAACTAGGTGGCGGTGGCCATTTAAATAATGCTGCAACGCAGATGCGTAGTCATAGTACGCAAGATGTAGTCTTACAACTAAAAGAAGTTATTGTTAAAGAATTAGAAGAAAGTGGTGAATCTCAATGA
- a CDS encoding DUF2232 domain-containing protein, protein MKTRSLVNAAIMLAIYMVFFVLYYIGILPTIMSILLPIPLIIYSVMTEKVSDMIWLLVGCFIGTGLLGSVYGLVATLNYGVMGAIIGIGMLKKWPYWQRLLNASIISVIAYPLMIYVLSGIGLQESMTQMIQEVFAQVQSMAVLPEESLTMLTTMEQSMLTMFTTLLPTLLLLIGLLNAFVTDKISIFILKRMNYKLPTSGNIQKFQLGATLATVYIGSQFLSLFVSNHIINVILMNIIMLLNTLFLVQGLVVAMTYFKSRNQKGFGIFMIFLALMSSLSMYISILGVTDAWFDYRERFAVKRS, encoded by the coding sequence ATGAAGACGAGGTCGCTTGTTAATGCGGCAATTATGTTAGCCATTTATATGGTCTTTTTTGTTTTGTATTATATTGGAATCTTACCGACGATCATGTCGATTTTATTACCTATTCCACTCATTATTTACTCTGTCATGACAGAAAAGGTCAGTGATATGATTTGGCTACTAGTTGGATGCTTTATTGGAACTGGATTGTTAGGATCGGTTTATGGATTAGTAGCGACATTAAATTATGGTGTTATGGGAGCAATCATAGGAATTGGAATGTTAAAAAAGTGGCCGTATTGGCAACGACTTTTAAATGCATCGATTATCTCAGTTATTGCTTATCCTTTAATGATTTATGTGTTAAGTGGAATTGGTCTTCAAGAATCTATGACGCAAATGATTCAAGAAGTTTTTGCACAAGTTCAATCGATGGCAGTCTTGCCTGAAGAGAGCTTAACGATGTTAACAACGATGGAGCAATCGATGTTAACTATGTTCACAACGTTATTACCGACGTTACTATTACTTATAGGATTATTAAATGCGTTTGTAACAGATAAGATATCGATTTTTATTCTTAAACGAATGAATTATAAATTACCGACTAGCGGAAATATTCAAAAGTTTCAGTTAGGCGCAACGTTAGCTACTGTTTATATTGGGAGTCAATTCCTTAGTCTATTTGTTTCAAATCACATTATAAATGTCATTTTAATGAATATCATTATGCTTTTAAATACGTTATTCTTAGTACAAGGGCTTGTTGTCGCGATGACGTATTTTAAATCACGTAATCAAAAAGGATTTGGGATATTCATGATCTTTTTAGCGTTAATGTCTAGTTTATCGATGTATATTTCAATTTTAGGAGTCACAGATGCATGGTTTGATTATCGTGAACGTTTTGCTGTTAAAAGGTCATAA
- the rpsR gene encoding 30S ribosomal protein S18, which translates to MAQFRRGGRRRRKVCYFTTNKITKIDYKDVDLLKRFVSDRGKILPRRVTGTSAKYQRELTVAIKRARHMALLPFSAE; encoded by the coding sequence ATGGCTCAATTCCGTCGTGGAGGACGTCGTCGTCGTAAAGTTTGCTATTTCACAACAAACAAAATTACGAAAATCGACTATAAAGATGTAGATTTATTAAAACGTTTCGTATCTGATCGTGGAAAAATCTTACCTCGTCGTGTAACAGGAACAAGCGCTAAATACCAACGTGAATTAACAGTTGCTATTAAACGTGCTCGTCACATGGCATTATTACCATTCTCTGCTGAATAG
- a CDS encoding single-stranded DNA-binding protein, producing MINRVVLVGRLTRDPELKYTTNGIANLRFSIAVNRTFTSQNGERQADFINCVAWRGQAENMAKFLRKGSLIGVEGRIETGSYQAQDGSMRYTTDVVCDSVQFLEPRSASADRGNFGAQPSQDFGGGFGGGYGGTPSFQPQAPASNPFGGNPFGGAPSPDQGFTNPSQSFNNEPDFSSTINISDDDLPF from the coding sequence ATGATTAATCGCGTTGTTTTAGTAGGGCGATTAACTCGTGATCCAGAACTAAAGTATACAACTAACGGTATCGCTAATTTGCGATTCAGTATTGCGGTTAATCGCACTTTCACTAGTCAAAATGGAGAACGTCAAGCAGATTTTATCAACTGTGTTGCATGGCGCGGTCAAGCTGAGAACATGGCTAAGTTTTTACGTAAAGGATCTCTTATCGGAGTGGAAGGACGTATTGAAACAGGTAGCTATCAAGCTCAGGATGGCTCAATGCGCTACACAACAGATGTTGTTTGCGATAGTGTGCAGTTCTTAGAACCACGCTCTGCATCTGCTGATCGAGGAAACTTTGGAGCACAACCATCACAAGACTTCGGTGGAGGTTTTGGAGGAGGATACGGTGGAACACCATCATTCCAACCTCAAGCACCTGCATCAAATCCTTTTGGTGGAAATCCATTTGGAGGAGCGCCAAGTCCAGATCAAGGCTTCACAAATCCATCTCAATCATTTAATAATGAGCCTGATTTTAGCTCAACTATTAATATTTCTGATGATGATTTACCATTTTAA